A segment of the Malaclemys terrapin pileata isolate rMalTer1 chromosome 1, rMalTer1.hap1, whole genome shotgun sequence genome:
CATTTATAGTTGTGTTGATTGAAGTTAAAACAGGAGCACAAACTCTAATCTGGACAAACTTTTATCATTCTCTGAAGCTCAGGCTTGTTTTCAATAAGGGGAACAGTGCAGAAATTCAGTCAGAAATTATCATTCAAACTTACCTTAGACTTTACCCTGCCTCCCCTcaccaccctgccccatccccttctattatctttctgctccttcccttctTTCTCTGTGTGTACTAAGGGCAGAAGCCAACACCCTGGAGCTTTTACTCATCCTTCTTGATTTTTCACTTTGATCAGGAACTGTGTTGTCATTCCACATCTGGCAAGAACCCGGCATTGCATCCACATCACCACAACTGCTGGAAAGAATCTGTGAAATGTAACCAGTGATTGACCTCCAAACCACCGATACCAGGAGGAGACCCATTGAAGAGCTGGTGACGgaatctgcagagagagagacacccatCCACTTCCGAGGGGCGGCAGGGAAtgacctgactcctgctccccTGAGGGTAATGATCTTCCTCCATGCCTCTTGTTGTGCCCCATTTGCCTATCAGTGGCCTGAACTACATCACTGAGATCTCTACAGGTTCTGTTGAGCATGTCAAATGCCAGCATCTCTCAAAGTCTGGACCAATGCAAAGATTACAGCTCCAACCACCGGCTGCACCTGGTTGGGTACAGCTTGATCTTTGTGGCAGGTTTGATGCTCAATGCTATGGCACTCTGGGTCTTCCTGCGCTACCTGCACCTCAAGTCTGTGGTGAGCATCTATATGTTCAACCTAGCAGTAAGCGACCTGCTCTTCACACTCTCGCTGCCACTACGGCTCTATTACTACTCCAGCCAGCACTGGCCCTTTGGCAATTTcctttgccaggtgtctggctccCTCTTCCAGATCAACATGTATGGCAGCTGCCTCTTCCTCATGTGCATCAACCTGGATCGCTATGTTGCCATTGTCCACCCACTCCGCTGGCGCCACCTTCGGCGGCCCAAGTTGGCCCGGCTGCTCTGCCTGGTGGTGTgggtgcttatcctggtgggCTCTGTTCCGGCTGCTGGTGTACACAGGTCAAGTTCCTGCATCAAAGGGAACCAGACCATCGCTCTGTGTTTTGAAAGCTTCAGTGATGGCCTGTGGCAGAAGGGCATCTTCCCACTGGTCATCCTGGCTGAAATCCTGGGCTTCCTCTTGCCACTGACCTCTGTGACGTACTGCTCAATTAGAATCTTCCAGAAGCTATGCCAGGCCAGCGAGACACAGAGCCTGCGCCAGCAGAAGACTATCCGCCTGCTCGTGGTGAATTTGGTGATCTTCATCATCTGCTTCGTGCCCTACAACACAACTCTGGCAGCCTACGGGATGATAAAGGCCCACGTGATCCAGGCTGAACCGCCAGTTCGGGACTCTGTGCGCCAGGTGCTTATTGTCACAGTGCTGTTGGCCAGCATGAACTGCTCTCTGGACCCCCTAATTTACTACTTTAGCACTGAAGGTTTCCGTAACACCTTCAAGAAGCTCCGGCGGGGCCAAGCATGGGACTCCGACACAGGGATGGCCAAGACTCAGGTCACAAAGACAAAACTCTATAGCGCACGCTCCAGTCTAGAAGCAAAGCAGTACCCAGTCAAAAACTTCATTCTCCCCAATGAGGACTTGCCACTGGCTcctatcaaaatatttttgaatggcCCAATTGAGGACTCTGAAATATAATCCTGGAAGTCACAGGGTTGCTGAGTTATAGGGTAGCCATAAGATGCCAGGAAGATTGTGGGAGTTGGCTAGAGTGTATGTACCCTGATCAAACTGGAGAAGCTTAGTAGGGTGATAAGGAAATGTGAGGATGGTAAACTTGGTGATGCAAAACTAAATAACATTTTTTACAACAAAATGAGAAATGGTGGAGAAATGTTTCTAAAACACTGTATTCCACTACAGGGAAACATACAGTGGGAAATATGTAcctagaaaacacacacacacacacacactctacaattttattttgttctcttcTACGTAgattcttataccatgctcatcattgCAGTATCTGAGCGCACATTTGTTGTAGAGGTCTCTAGAACACCAGATAAGTTGTAGTTAGTGCTGATGTACCTAAAACACACATACTCCTAGAATGTATACTTATTAAAGATGTACTGaaggtaagattttcaaaactgggagCTAGATGCACAAAGGGACTTAGATcgtcccgctcccctcccccgacCTCAGCTGCCacctatttctcccccccccccccccccaaaaaaaaaaaaaaacacagttggaggaggagggtgatggtggtggtggtgtcccctctgatactgtgtagcccagtggctagagcgCTCACCCAAAATGTGAGAGACCTGGAtatgaagcagggacttgaacatgtCTCCCAACTCCCAGGTAAGTGCCCTCATGACTGCAGTAAGTCTTTCTCAATCTaccctgttgaagttgttccactaaACACTAAAATATTAATGAGGCCAGAGAGACAGTAAGACTGActcatagcctagtggttagcacaCTCACCTGGGAGTCCTGGGTTCCAATCCTggctccaatgaatatttaaatatttgagtGACATACCCTATAAcctggtggttagggtactcagctgagaggtgggaaacctgtattcaagtccctgctccacatcaAACAAAGTGGGAATTTGAACTCATGTCCCTGTATCttgggtgagtgccctaaccactgggccttAGAGTATAAAATGACCACAGTTCATTAATGCACTTTGATTTAGTCCTCTTTGAAAAAGGAGTAGATCAAAGTCCATTAACCAACTTTTAATGCGAGTCAGCAGGAGCCACACAGTTAATCTGTGGCAGTCTAATGCAGACTAGCTTCACCTCCCACCTGGCTGTGAACTAAATGATTGTGCAGAGAAGCCCTTTGTGAAAGAACATGCAGTCATTGTagatgtgcgcacacacactcaGTATGTGCAATAGTTATACATTTATTCAGAACATACTTGAACCATTTAGAGGTTGTAAATGTATGCAGATGCCAGAGAGAATGCATGCTGGTTGTAGGTATACGTAGAACATAGTGAGCCTGGTTCTCATTTTGACTAAATATATGTCTTCTCTTTGAGGAGGTGGTGTAAATGCCAGCATGAGGAGACATACCCAGACT
Coding sequences within it:
- the LPAR5 gene encoding lysophosphatidic acid receptor 5, which translates into the protein MSNASISQSLDQCKDYSSNHRLHLVGYSLIFVAGLMLNAMALWVFLRYLHLKSVVSIYMFNLAVSDLLFTLSLPLRLYYYSSQHWPFGNFLCQVSGSLFQINMYGSCLFLMCINLDRYVAIVHPLRWRHLRRPKLARLLCLVVWVLILVGSVPAAGVHRSSSCIKGNQTIALCFESFSDGLWQKGIFPLVILAEILGFLLPLTSVTYCSIRIFQKLCQASETQSLRQQKTIRLLVVNLVIFIICFVPYNTTLAAYGMIKAHVIQAEPPVRDSVRQVLIVTVLLASMNCSLDPLIYYFSTEGFRNTFKKLRRGQAWDSDTGMAKTQVTKTKLYSARSSLEAKQYPVKNFILPNEDLPLAPIKIFLNGPIEDSEI